A single genomic interval of Dysidea avara chromosome 6, odDysAvar1.4, whole genome shotgun sequence harbors:
- the LOC136258504 gene encoding uncharacterized protein, giving the protein MNFATSFNCLIDNHGTLHAVLEMMKTMMEFDDTGYLPKIYVNNTIEDNVSAALQFYKSPRLNIRKGIVIEMLAAPGIDVGGIRRDFFSRVYQKLSSGYMDFFEGDGSRVRPVYTVSSLSSGILKTIGTMIGHSIIMSNIGFPLSRVMYYYMCGDLNTAIINLELDDASEKVSYYVKEISSSNKELNQLVDSQEMEDYLIESGGRDIPFRLSYKEEICEIMLIYDGLVKRKAYLDAIMEGLDSFKMKRVMCSNPKVFEPLFVGEPVSSARVKEAIKTLTPPGEDSIKQRILHTIGIYLDSCDEKGLLNFLLYCTGSMSLDEDNTIYIEFTDNPDKASVSVNTCNRILTVSTHINPIILLKEELNILVNDKSNTRFTIT; this is encoded by the exons atgaattttgctacAAGCTTTAATTGTTTAATTGACAATCATGGAACCTTACATGCTGTATTGGAAATGATGAAAACAATGATGGAGTTTGATGACACAGGGTATTTGCCTAAAATTTACGTGAACAACACAATCGAAGATAATGTATCTGCGGCATTGCAGTTTTATAAAAGCCCCAGGCTTAATATTAGGAAAGGAATCGTCATAGAAATGTTAGCTGCTCCAGGCATTGATGTTGGAGGCATTAGAAGAGATTTTTTCTCTCGCGTGTACCAGAAGTTGTCAAGTGGATACATGGATTTCTTTGAGGGTGATGGTTCCCGTGTAAGACCAGTGTATACAGTGTCCTCCTTATCCTCTGGAATTTTAAAAACTATTGGAACTATGATTGGCCACAGTATAATAATGAGCAACATAGGCTTTCCTTTGTCACGTGTAATGTACTATTACATGTGTGGAGATCTAAATACAGCCATTATAAATTTGGAATTGGATGATGCTTCTGAAAAAGTATCGTATTATGTAAAAGAG ATAAGTAGTTCTAATAAGGAATTAAATCAACTCGTTGATTCTCAAGAGATGGAAGACTACCTGATAGAAAGTGGAGGAAGAGATATCCCTTTTAGA ttaagctacaaagaagaaATCTGCGAAATCATGCTGATATACGATGGATTAGTTAAAAGAAAAGCTTACTTAGATGCCATAATGGAAGGTTTGGACTCCTTCAAGATGAAGCGTGTAATGTGTTCCAACCCCAAAGTATTTGAACCTTTGTTTGTTGGTGAGCCAGTGTCATCAGCAAGGGTAAAGGAAGCAATAAAAACATTGACTCCACCTGGAGAAGATTCCATTAAACAAAGAATATTACATACAATCGGCATCTATTTGGATAGCTGTGATGAAAAAG GattgctgaattttctactctaTTGTACGGGGAGCATGAGTTTAGATGAGGATAACACTATTTACATAGAGTTTACTGATAACCCTGACAAGGCGAGTGTCTCAGTGAACACGTGCAACAGGATTCTAACAGTGTCAACTCACATAAATCCAATTATTCTACTGAAAGAGGAATTGAATATACTAGTGAACGACAAGTCTAACACTCGGTTTACAATCACGTAA